The following are encoded together in the Ezakiella massiliensis genome:
- a CDS encoding DUF3798 domain-containing protein has product MKKLLAILLAMAMVFSLAACGKKPAGDANTENTAKTDGEEAPFHIGICTGTVSQSEDEQRGAESMLTKYGDSKDGGFITLKNYPDNYMAEQETTIQQIVSFADDPKMKVVVVNQGPPGTAAAFKQIKEKRPDILCFVANSQEDPNLIEGIADLVVDPDQINRGYLIPLAAQKMGAKKFVHVTFPRHMSIELLSLRKDIMEATCDKIGMEFIMETAPDPMSDIGIPGAQNFILEQMPAWVKQYGKETAFFATNDSHTEPMLLRVAELGAYFVEQDLPSPILGYTGALSVDVKDAAGDWPEILKRVEEKAVEMGAEGRMGLWAFSFGFSTTQALAEIGKRTVEGTADYKKPEDFKKVLEEFTPGAVWGVTTYVDRVSREEKKNHYLTLQDTYVLGKGYLGMTDVEVPDVYKLLDEYEAKKNK; this is encoded by the coding sequence ATGAAAAAGTTATTAGCAATTTTATTAGCTATGGCTATGGTATTTTCATTAGCAGCTTGTGGCAAAAAGCCAGCTGGCGATGCTAACACAGAAAATACCGCAAAAACAGACGGTGAAGAAGCACCATTCCACATCGGAATCTGCACCGGTACAGTCTCTCAATCAGAAGACGAACAAAGGGGTGCTGAATCTATGCTAACCAAATATGGTGATTCAAAAGATGGCGGATTTATAACACTTAAAAACTACCCAGATAACTATATGGCTGAACAAGAAACAACAATTCAACAAATCGTTTCTTTCGCTGACGATCCAAAGATGAAGGTCGTTGTAGTTAACCAAGGCCCTCCAGGAACAGCAGCTGCATTTAAGCAAATTAAGGAAAAAAGACCTGATATCCTTTGCTTTGTAGCTAACTCCCAAGAAGACCCTAACTTAATCGAAGGTATTGCTGACCTAGTAGTTGACCCTGACCAAATTAACAGGGGATACTTGATTCCACTTGCTGCTCAAAAGATGGGCGCAAAGAAATTTGTTCACGTTACATTCCCAAGACACATGTCAATTGAACTTTTAAGTTTACGTAAAGATATTATGGAAGCTACATGTGATAAGATTGGTATGGAATTTATTATGGAAACTGCACCAGACCCAATGAGTGATATTGGTATTCCAGGAGCACAAAACTTTATCCTTGAACAAATGCCAGCATGGGTTAAACAATATGGTAAAGAAACAGCTTTCTTTGCTACAAACGACTCTCACACAGAACCAATGCTATTAAGAGTTGCTGAACTCGGCGCATACTTTGTAGAACAAGACTTACCATCACCTATCCTTGGATACACAGGAGCTCTTTCAGTTGATGTTAAAGACGCTGCAGGTGACTGGCCAGAAATCCTAAAGAGAGTTGAAGAAAAAGCAGTAGAAATGGGGGCTGAAGGCCGCATGGGTCTATGGGCATTCTCATTTGGCTTCTCAACAACACAAGCTTTAGCTGAAATTGGTAAGAGAACTGTTGAAGGAACAGCTGACTACAAGAAACCAGAAGACTTCAAAAAAGTTCTAGAAGAATTCACACCAGGAGCAGTATGGGGTGTTACAACTTATGTTGATAGAGTTTCTCGTGAAGAAAAGAAAAACCACTATCTAACACTTCAAGACACATACGTACTTGGCAAAGGCTATCTAG